TCGACGACGTGTTGCAGCAGAACGTCATCACCCGCGACGGCACGCTGGCCGTCGGCGACACGCTCAAGCTGTCGCTGGGCGCCAACCACAGCACCCCGTACCGCTGGACCGCCGACCCGAAGATCGCCGACGGTACCATCCTGCGGCAGGCCAGCCACGAGTACTTCCACGGCGACACCGGCCGGGTGGGCTCGCCCGGCACCGAGGTGTGGACGTTTACCGCGTTACGGTCGGGCAAGACGACGATCGTCGCCAGCTATGGCCCGATCGTCGGTGACGCCGCGCCGTCGTGCACGTTCACCGCAAACGTGACAGTCCAATAGGTCCGACAGGGGAGACGCCGATGACGACCGTCGATTTCCACTTCGACCCGATGTGCCCGTTCGCCTATCAGACTTCGCTGTGGATCCGCGAGGTCCGCGCGCAACTGGGCATCACGATCGACTGGCGGTTCTTCAGCCTGGAGGAGGTCAACCGGGTCGAGGGCAAGAAGCACCCGTGGCAGCGCGACTGGTCCTACGGCTGGTCGCTGATGCGGATCGGCGCGTTGCTGCGCCGCACCGACATGGACCTGCTCGACCGCTGGTACGGCGCGATCGGTCACGAGCTGCACACGCTCGGCGGCAAACCGCACGATCCCTTGGTGGCGCGCGGACTGTTGGCCTCGATCGGCGTGGACGAGTCGACTCTGGATGCGGCACTTGCCGATTCGACCACCCACGACGACGTGCGTGCCGAGCACCAGCGAGTCGTCGAGGCGGGCGGCTTCGGGGTGCCGACGCTATTTCTCAACGGGCAGTGCCTGTTTGGTCCGGTGCTGGTGGACCCGCCGTCGGGTGCCGACGCCGTGAAGTTGTGGAATGTGGTCACCGGCATGGCGGAACTGCCGCACGTCTACGAGCTGCAGCGGCCCAAGTCGGCCGCGGACGCCGAGTTGATCGGCCGCAGCCTGAGACCGTATCTGGACGGTCGCGACTGGGTGAGCATCAACCGCGGTGAGGTTGTCGACGTCGAGCGGTTGGCTGGCGGGGCTTCCTGACGTCCTGACCTGGGTCGGCGCCGGATTGTGTTGTTTCGCACGTTACGCGTGCGGATCTTTTGGGCACACTGGGAGGCGATTATCGTTCCAGCGAAAGGATTTCCGTTTTGTCCTCACCGGATCACCGCTCACGTGCCGGAACCCAGTTCGGGCCGTACGAACTGCGCTCGCTGATCGGCGAGGGCGCAGCGGGCGAGGTCTACGAGGCATACGACACCCGCAAGGACCAGGCGGTGGCGGTCAAGCTGTTGCCCACCGAGTTCGCCGCGAATCCGCGCTTCCAGCAACGGTTGTCCCGGGTGGCGGCGCTGCGCGATCCGCACGTCTTGCCGGTGTACCACTTCGGTGAGATCTCCGGCGTGCCTTACCTGGACACCCGTCTGATCGATGGCGGCACGCTGCGGGACTTGCTGCGTGAGCAGGGCACGCTGGAACCGCCACGCGCGGCGCGCATTGTCGCGCAGGTGGCTGCCGCGCTGGACGCTGCGCATGCCCTGGGTTTGGTGCACGGTGACGTCCGGCCGGAGAACGTGTTGCTCACCTCGGAGGACTTCGCCTATCTCGACTTTGCTGTTGATCCGGCCGGATCCCCGGTGTATCTGGCACCGGAACGCTTGGGCGGCGGCCGAATTGGGCCCCCGAGTGACATCTATTCGCTGACGTGCGTGCTGTACGAGTGCCTCACCGGCAGGCCGCCGTTCGAGGACGACGACGAGCGGGAGGTGCTCAACGCACACATGTTCGGGGCGCCGCCACGGCCCAGCATCATGGGCCGGGCGATCAACCGCGAGTTCGACGGCATCATTGCCCAGGGGATGGCCAAACAGCCTGCGGCACGGTTTGTTTGCGCCGCCGAGTTGGCCAGCGCCGCCGGGGAGGCCGCGCTGTGGGACCAGCCGGCGCTGGTCAGCGGGCCGCCGCTGAGTGAGCCCCGGCTGAGCCCGCCGCCGAGTGAGCCGCCCAAGACGCGGCCGTTCGAGGTGGTGCGGGAGCCCTCGCGGAGGCCGCCGACGGTGAGCCGGGTCGTGCTGAGCGGGGTGACGGCCGTGCTGTTCGTCGTCGCCGTGACATTGGCGGGGGTGCTGGCTTTCACCAACCACCGGCACGCGCCGACCACCGTCGCATCGGCGCCCTCGGCGGCGCCGCCGGTGACATCGACACCTTCAGCGCCGTTCCTGTCGCACCCGGTGCAGGGCGCCGACGCCCTGGGATTCATCGGGCATTCGGCGCGCTGCGATCCTGGGAACCCGCCCGCCGCGGTGGTGCGCACGGCCAAGTCGCTGGCGGTGGTGTGCCAAACCAGCGCCGGCTATTACTACCGCGGTGAACGGATTCGGGACGGCGCCAACATCGAGATCTCCAACGCGGTGCGGTCGGCGGGGGGATTCGACGTGACCAATCCGGCCAACGGTGTCCGCTACGAGGTGCGCCCGAATCAGCTGACCATCCTTAGCGGCCGGCACGTCGACTCGGCTGAGCCGGTGTTGCAGTACGCGTCGGCAGCCTGACTTGGAGTACGGCGACAGTAGCGCCCTGGCCGGCTGAGGGAGCCGAAAATCATCCCTCGCCGAACACCACTCCCGGGTTGAGGATTCCGGCCGGGTCGAAGCTTTCCTTGATGCGACGGAGCAACGCGACCTTGGCCGGGTCTTCGAGTTCGGCGAAATACGCCGCCTTGGCCCGGCCGAGCCCATGCTCGCCGGAGATCGCGCCACCCAATTCCATTGCCAGCGCGAAGATATCGGTCATCAGTTTCTTGCGGGCCACCGGATCCTTGCACAACACCGCCAGATGCACGTTGCCGTCGCCGGCGTGCCCACAACCGGCCACCCCGCCGCCGGCCGAGGTGGCCATCTCCCGCACGGCGGCAAGGAATTGCGGCATCGCGGCGCGCGGTACCACGGTGTCGACGATGTCGTCGGCGCCGATCGCCTTCGCCGTCCAGAACGCTTTTTCGCGCGCCTCGATAAGTTTGCGCGCGGCACCGCCTTCCAGCACATAGCAGTCGACCGCGCCCAACTCGGCGAGCAGCTCGGCGACCTGCTCGACATCTTCGTCTAGGCGACCTTCATTCCGATTCTCCAGAGCCACAACAAGATACGCCTGACAGCTGTCGCTGACCTGTTCGGGGATGCCCAGCTCCAGGTGCTGGGTGTAGACGATCGCGGCCATCGTCATGTTGTCGACGTATTCCAGGATGTAGGGGGAAAGACCCTGCGCCAGCACGGCCGGCACCGCCGTCATCACCTGGTCGAAGTCGGCGAACGGCGCCAGCACGGTGGCGCTGTGCTCCAGCCGCGGATACAGCTTGACGATCACCTCGGTGGCCAGCGCCAGCGTCCCCTCGGAGCCGACGATCAATTGCGTCAGGTCGTAGCCCGTCGAGACCTTGGCGATCCGACCGCCGGTGCGGATGATCTCGCCCGTCGGCAACACCGCCTGCAACCCGAGGATGTTGTGCCGGGCCACCCCGTACTTGACCGCCTGCATCCCGCCGGCGTTGGTGCCGACGTTTCCGCCCACGCTGGACGACAGCTCACCCGGGTGCACCATGTAGCGCAGCCCGTGCGGGTCGGTCGCGGCGTCGAGTTCGGTCAGCGTCACGCCGGGCTGCACGACGGCGACCTGGTTGGTGGTGTCGACCTCCAGCACGGCGTTCATCCGTTCGAACGAGATCAGCAGCCCGCCGGGCTGCGGCCGGGCCGCACCCGACAGTCCGGATCCCGATCCGCGCGCGGTCACTGGAATGCCGTGCTCCCCGGCGGCCACCAACAACGCCGCCACTTCCTCCGCACTGGCGGGCTTGGCGACGTAGGCCGGCTTGACCGGCGCCAGCGTCAACTCCTCGTCGTGTGCGTAGTCGTCGGGAATCGCGTCGCCGGTCACCAGGTGGTGCTCTCCGACGATATGCGCCAGCCGCGCCGCTATGTCGCTCACAGCGACTCAATCTATCTTCGTCCCGCCAAGTTGGGACTTCCGACTCTCACCCGTGGGCGTACCGCGGCGAATAGTGAAAATTATGGAGCGTTTGTCAGCATTGGACGCAGCTTTCCTCGAAGTCGAAGACTCCGATCCGCACGTGAGCCTGGCGATCGGCGGCGTGTCGATCATGGAAGGGCCCGCACCGGGTTTCGACGAGTTCGTCGCCGCCTTCAGCGAACGGGTGCAGAACATTCCCCGTTGCACCCAGATGCTGCACCGGCATTCGCTCGACATCGGATCCCCGGAATGGGTGGAGGACCCGCACTTCGACATCAGCCGGCACCTGCACCACCGGGCGGTGCTGGCGCCCGGCGGGGATGCCGAGCTGTTCGAGTTGGTCGCCGCCATCATGGAACGCCGGCTGGACCGGGAACGCCCGCTGTGGGACTGCTTCGTCATCGAAGGGCTCAGCGACGGGCGCTGGGCGGTGCTGACCAAGCTGCATCACTGCATCGCCGACGGCATTGCCACCACCCAGATGCTGGCGCAATTCAGCGACGACGGCGGTGGCGAATCATTCGCCACCCACATCCACGCCGCCACCGAACCCGAGCAGCGCTGGCGCCTGACGATGAATCTCAATCCGCTGAGCTGGGCCCGCAGCGCCGTCAGCGCCGGCCGCGCCGTCGAGCACGCGGCGTGGGGTGCCGCCGGACTGACCGCCAGCCTGTTCAGCCCGGCGCCGTCCACGTCGTTGAGCGGGCCGGTCACCAAAATGCGGCGTTACGCCGTCGCGCGGGTGAAGCTGGCCGATCTGCACGAGGTCGCCGACGCCTTCGACGTGACACTCAACGACGTCGCGCTGGCCGCGATCACGTCCAGTTACCGGCGCCTGCTGCTCGAGCGCGGAGAGAAGCCCAGCCGCAACTCGCTGCGCACACTGGTCCCGGTGTCGGTGCGTGGGATGAACCACTTCAACATGACCGACAACCAGGTCTCGGCGATGCTGCCGCTGCTGCCCGTCGACGAGGACGACCCGGTCACCCAGCTGGAGCTGGTGCACGACCGGCTTACCGCGGCCAAGGGCAGCGGGCAGCGCGAGGGTGGCAACGCGGTCATCTCGCTGGCCAAGAACGTGCCGTTTGTGTTGTCCGCGTGGATGGTTCGGTTGCTGAGCCGGCTGCCGCAGCGGGCGGTGGTGGCGCTGGCGACGAATGTGCCGGGCCCGAGGACCGAACAGAAGCTGCTGGGCCGTCGGGTGCTGGAGATGCTGCCGATCCCGCCGATCGCGCTGAACCTGCGCACCGGTGTCGCGATGGTCAGTTACGCCGATAGCTTCATCTTCGGCATCACCGGCGACTACGAGAACGCACCCGATGTGACGGCGCTGGCCTCGGGAATCGAGCAGGGGGTGGCGCGGCTGGTCGAGATCACCCACGCCCTGCGGGTCAAGCGGCGCACCAAGCCCCGCGCCGCGGTGTGAAGGTGACCGGCAGCTTGGCCAGCCCCGGTCATGCGCGGGTTGCTCAGGTGGTAGTCGACGCCTTATTCGTCGACTACCCTGCCGCGCCGTGCGCTGCCTGAGGCCGCGGCGCGTGGGCGTACTGGGCTATCTTTGCACTAATACGCTCTGGGCCGATCGGAATCGCTCGGGCTCGCTCGGGTCTGTTCGGGTTCGCTCGGCTCGGCTCGGGGGCCGCTCGGAAAAGTAGGTGGGTGACATCAAGGACTGGGCGGCAGGGGCCACCATCGGCGGCGTGGCGATCCCGGACAAGCCGGACCTGACCCGGATGCGCCGGGAGCGGTTCGCGCGGCTGCAGACCGAGATGGCGACGCAGGGTCTGGACGGCCTGGTGTTGGTGACGTCGAGTGCGGTGACGTATGCGACCGGGGTCGCGATGCCGGCGATGGACGGCGACCGGGCGGCGTTGTTCCGTGCGGTGGCGATCGTGGTGCGCGGTGAGGCGATGGTGCACCTGTACTCGATGGTCGCCGACGCGGTGCCGCTGGGCGTGCATCTGCATCCGCCGCTGTTCCCGGATCTGGACGACGGTATCTCGGAGTTCGCGTCGGAGTTGTCGGAGCATTTCAAGAAGGGTGCGCGGGTGGGGATTGACCACTTCTCGCACCCGATGATCCGTGGTTTGCAGGGTGTTTCGTGCGCGGACGCGTCCGGGGTGATGGGTGCGGTGAAGTTGCTCAAGACGGTGGATGAGGTTGCCTGCATCCGGCAGGTGCAGCTG
The nucleotide sequence above comes from Mycobacterium kiyosense. Encoded proteins:
- a CDS encoding putative diacyglycerol O-acyltransferase, whose protein sequence is MERLSALDAAFLEVEDSDPHVSLAIGGVSIMEGPAPGFDEFVAAFSERVQNIPRCTQMLHRHSLDIGSPEWVEDPHFDISRHLHHRAVLAPGGDAELFELVAAIMERRLDRERPLWDCFVIEGLSDGRWAVLTKLHHCIADGIATTQMLAQFSDDGGGESFATHIHAATEPEQRWRLTMNLNPLSWARSAVSAGRAVEHAAWGAAGLTASLFSPAPSTSLSGPVTKMRRYAVARVKLADLHEVADAFDVTLNDVALAAITSSYRRLLLERGEKPSRNSLRTLVPVSVRGMNHFNMTDNQVSAMLPLLPVDEDDPVTQLELVHDRLTAAKGSGQREGGNAVISLAKNVPFVLSAWMVRLLSRLPQRAVVALATNVPGPRTEQKLLGRRVLEMLPIPPIALNLRTGVAMVSYADSFIFGITGDYENAPDVTALASGIEQGVARLVEITHALRVKRRTKPRAAV
- a CDS encoding dehydrogenase, whose product is MSDIAARLAHIVGEHHLVTGDAIPDDYAHDEELTLAPVKPAYVAKPASAEEVAALLVAAGEHGIPVTARGSGSGLSGAARPQPGGLLISFERMNAVLEVDTTNQVAVVQPGVTLTELDAATDPHGLRYMVHPGELSSSVGGNVGTNAGGMQAVKYGVARHNILGLQAVLPTGEIIRTGGRIAKVSTGYDLTQLIVGSEGTLALATEVIVKLYPRLEHSATVLAPFADFDQVMTAVPAVLAQGLSPYILEYVDNMTMAAIVYTQHLELGIPEQVSDSCQAYLVVALENRNEGRLDEDVEQVAELLAELGAVDCYVLEGGAARKLIEAREKAFWTAKAIGADDIVDTVVPRAAMPQFLAAVREMATSAGGGVAGCGHAGDGNVHLAVLCKDPVARKKLMTDIFALAMELGGAISGEHGLGRAKAAYFAELEDPAKVALLRRIKESFDPAGILNPGVVFGEG
- a CDS encoding protein kinase, which translates into the protein MSSPDHRSRAGTQFGPYELRSLIGEGAAGEVYEAYDTRKDQAVAVKLLPTEFAANPRFQQRLSRVAALRDPHVLPVYHFGEISGVPYLDTRLIDGGTLRDLLREQGTLEPPRAARIVAQVAAALDAAHALGLVHGDVRPENVLLTSEDFAYLDFAVDPAGSPVYLAPERLGGGRIGPPSDIYSLTCVLYECLTGRPPFEDDDEREVLNAHMFGAPPRPSIMGRAINREFDGIIAQGMAKQPAARFVCAAELASAAGEAALWDQPALVSGPPLSEPRLSPPPSEPPKTRPFEVVREPSRRPPTVSRVVLSGVTAVLFVVAVTLAGVLAFTNHRHAPTTVASAPSAAPPVTSTPSAPFLSHPVQGADALGFIGHSARCDPGNPPAAVVRTAKSLAVVCQTSAGYYYRGERIRDGANIEISNAVRSAGGFDVTNPANGVRYEVRPNQLTILSGRHVDSAEPVLQYASAA